CTTGCTTGTCATTACGGCCGTTAACATCACGGTTCATCATATAACGCGGGAACTTGATTCAGGAACCCTGGAACTGCTTTTAGCACATCCTTTTAAACGCAGCGCCTTCCTCCTATCTTTATGGCTTTCCGGCAGTCTGATCCTGTTGCTCATCATTGTTGCTGCCATGATTGGATCACTCACATCGTTTATCCTTTTTCATCACCTGACGAGTGACATTTTTATCCATATAGTTCAGATCAGTATCAACCTCTGGCTTTTAATCGTCCTGATATTC
The nucleotide sequence above comes from Bacteroidales bacterium. Encoded proteins:
- a CDS encoding ABC transporter permease subunit, whose protein sequence is MRVFLQESFFSTLTYDGAAVFRFNHPLVLALLVITAVNITVHHITRELDSGTLELLLAHPFKRSAFLLSLWLSGSLILLLIIVAAMIGSLTSFILFHHLTSDIFIHIVQISINLWLLIVLIFSYTTLIAVFGKMGSKAGNFSAIITLVFYLLSFPDFDTCLSFLTI